Genomic DNA from Acetilactobacillus jinshanensis:
AATTGAAAAATAATGGTCTAAAAGGCCACCAACTAACGGGCCCACTAAATCACCACTGGTAAAACCAATTGAAAAGACGCTCAAGATATACTGAGCATGTTTCTTGGGAACTTCAGTTCCAATTAAGGCCGTGGAATTAGGGATGACACCACCAAAAAAGCCCTGGAGACCACGTAAAAAGATAAAGGCCCAGGCACTATGAATCATCCCCATTAACGCAATCGTTACTGCGGAACCCAACGAAGTTTGCAGAATCATCCATTTACGGCCGTGCTGATCAGCAAAATGGCCTCAGAAGGAAGCCGTTAACATGACAACCAAGGATGTAATCGAATAGACAATTCCACTCAGGATGGATAACTGACCCTTGGTATAAGATCCAAGTTGATTAACGTATAAACTCATAAACGGAAAGAATTCACCAAAGGCAACGCTGGTAATAAACGTCCCCGGTAATAATACATATAAATTCCGTTTCCACGTTGGTAAATGACTCAATGGTATTCCCTCTAAATTTAGCAAATAAAAAGGCCATGATTATGGTCATGACCTAAATAAATTATATCGCAAATGTTAATTAATTTTTCTTGCTTAATTCTTTTTTACATTTCGAGCATAATCCAAAGATCTCAACTTTACTCTCAGCAAAATCGAAATCAGCTTGATCCTTAGCCAATTTCTTTAAACGTTCGTTTAACTCTGGGTAGTTTTTATCAAAGATATCAAAGATTTTTCCGCATCGTTTACAAATGGCATGAAAGTGAGGTTTGCCGAAGTAATCAAATCGAACTCGATTATCCTTACCAGGAAGAGAAATCGTCAGGCCCAATTTATTGAAAAGGTCCAGAGAATTATAGAGCGTTGCGACACTCATGTTGGACATTTGTTGGCTGAGAGCTTTATGAATCTGATCGATACTTGGATGCGTATGATTACAGATTAAATATCTGAGCAGTAACTGACGCTGCGGAGTAATCCGAATGTGGTGCCCCTTTAAGACCTTTAGAGAATGTTGATAAGCTTTAATTTCTTTTGGTGTCATCTCTTCGACCTCCTTTATCGATATTATTACTTGATAATTATATCACATACTATGTTACACTACTTTAGAATAATTATAAAGACAAATTAATTATTAATAGATATTTAATTAAAATTATTGCATTTTACAAATTATTACTATATTATAACGATTGTAAAGAAGAAATGAGTTGAATGTAATAATTAGTAAAGAAAGGTTGAGTTGTTATGACTTTATCAGCATTAGCATTTTTAATCATCTTAATTACGTTACCCGTTAATTACGCATTCGTTAAAGCAATCAGTTTCTGCTACGACTTTAAAGATGCTCGTGAAAATAATCGCTTAAATTCAATGAAAGCTAGAAAGGCTTGAGTTATTATTAATAATCCGAACAAGTTTCCATTATGATCTCCGTTATATAAATTAGATTAATTTATATAACGGAGATTTTTCTGTCTCACTAGAAGTGAAGTAAAGACTGGCGCGGTCCCAATTTAGCTTACTGTTAAGAAACATAATTACAATTAATTCGAAATATATTACCCTTTTTAATACTATCCTTAAATCTCTTGACTTATAATTATTAATAAATCAGGAGATGATGTTATATGTCTGAATTACACCATAAGTTGAAGATTTTTAATGATTATCTACATAAAGATTTCCAGCTAGCCGCTAAGAATGCAAACGGAAATAAAGACATAGTCCAATTAGCAGTTCGAACGCTATCCGTTTCACTTAGTGACCGTAAAAAAGCGAAATGTCTGTACCCATTAATGCGCAAGGTCAGTCATTTTTATCTTAATTCCAAGCATGGCTATAACTTGTACGTTGCGGTATTGGTCAGCCGTCACCGATGCCTGAATAAAGAAGATTACATTGACCTCAGAAACGTTCTTGAAGATCAGGATTTACCACGTGACGTTAATATCGCTAAATCATCTGACCCAATTTCAGAACCATCGTTATTATCAAGAATTTTTTAGTTTAGAGATTATTTAGTAGATAAATGCTTTATTTGAGGAAGATTAAATTATGTCGAATCAGAAAGACAAGCGAATTTCATGCTGGAGCCTAGTTCTGATTATTATTGCGACTGAATTCGGTTTCAGTAACATTATTACTGGTTATAACCAGATGAGTTATGCCAGCATTATTTGGTACATTATTACCGCGATTATTTACCTATTTCCATTGGCCATGATTTTTGCCGAATATAGTGGATCATTAAGAAAAGATCATGGTGGATTTTACAGTTGGTTAATCAATTCCATCGGTGAACGAGGTGCCTTTATCGGGACCTTCGTCTGGATTGGTTTAATTCTAATCAACTTGTTACAAAACGTTTCTGGCTTAGGAATTAACATTTCTGGTTTAATCCTGGGCCGTGATACTTCGCAAAGCTGGCACTTTGGTCCCTTTGATGGGAACGAAATTGAAGCCCTGATGGGAATCGTTTTAATCATTTTAACGACCTACTTCGCTACCAAGGGCTTCCATAAGGTTGCCGTTACCGCCACGATCGGTGGGATCATCTCACTTAGTGTGATCGCTATTTTCATTATTGCTTCCGTTATTATCTTTATTTCTAACCATGGGGCCTTTTCACAGCCAATCCACGGTGCTTCATCATTTATTCATTCACCGAATCCGCAATTCCAGTCACCATTAGCCATCGTATCGTTCATTATTTACGCAATGTTTGCATACAGTGGCTTAGAAGCATCCAGTGGTTTCATTGATAAATTAAGAAGCCCACGTAAAGATTATCCCCGCGCTATGATGTGGGTCGCCGGCATTATGATGGTACTCTATGCCGTTGGTATGTTCGTCTGTGGTATGGGTACCAACTGGAAGAAAGTCTTAGGCGTTAAAGGCGTTAACCTTTATAACAATGGTTTCGCAATGTTCAACCACTTAGGTGTTGGCATGGCCCAAGCCTTTGGCTTATCACCATCCGTTGGTGCTTCATTAGGTCAGAACCTAGTTCGAATCCTTTCAATCGGTTCTTTAATTCCACTGTTAAGTCTATTGACCGTTGGAATTTACTCACCAGTTAAAGGTTTGATTGCCGGATCATCAAAAGACCTCTGGCCAAACAAAGTTGCCCACTTTAATAAACACGGGATGCCAGCATGCGCAATGTGGATTGAATGTGGCATCATCGTAGTTGCTCTGTTATTCGTATCCATTTCTGGTCATAATGGTCAGCAGTTCTACCAGATCATCGTTGATATGGGTAACGTTGGTGCCGTCGTTCCTTACTTCTTTATCGTCTTTGGTTTCGTCCACTTCAAGAAGCGTCACGATCTTGAAAGACCTATCGTATTCTTCCACAGTATGCGTTCTGTTTATACCATCGTTACCATTCTATTTGTTGCCATGACGATCGCCGTTGTATTCAACGTCATCATGCCAATTATGCAAGGTCAGTACTCTACCGCATTCTGGACGGTCGCCGGTCCATTACTCTTCTTGGTTCTTTCAACCGTAATGTATCATTACGGGATTTACCATCGTGCTAGAAGAATGATTGCCGACAACGTTCACTATGAATCCCAAAATCATTAAATAAGCTGTCACTCCATCATTAAAAAAATGGCGCTTGATTATAAATAATCAAGCGTCATTTTATTTTGGAAATTTTGAATTAATAAGTTGTGTAGAAGAAGTAAGCACTTAAGCCTAAAGCTAGGATTCCAACGGTCAACTTCATCACTTTTTCGGGAACGTAACGGACGATTACCGGTCCAATGTAACCACCGATCATCATCCCAATCCCTAGTGGTAACGCGATGCTCCAGTAAACCGTCGTCTTTAAAGTAAAGATCACGATACTGATTACGTTAGCCGATAATGCGGCAACGTTACGAATGGCATTATAAACTGGGAATGGTTCCGTTGAAATAAATGCTAAGATTCCTAATGCTAAGACACCTGCACCGGCTGAAAAGTAACTTGAGTAAGCACCGTAGATTAAGAACGTAATGGTAAGTGCAATTACCATGCCTTTTTTACTGTGAATTAACTTCTTTTGGCCAGCCTTTTTACTCTTGGGCCATAAGATCAAAAGTGCACTAACTAAAATGAACCACGGCACGGCAAATTCAAAATCTTTCTTAGGTGCAGCTAATAAAGCATAAACACCACCGATACCACCAATTAACGTCAAAATTAATGCATTGATGGTTTCCTTAACGTGGCCTTTTAATTCAGGTAAAGACGAAAAAATCGATCCAAAACCGGAGAAGATCATTGATGACGTGTTAGTAACGTTCGCGGTTACCGGAGGAATTCCACCCAAGTAAAGCAATGCGGGATACGTAACTAACGAGGCCATCCCAACTGAGCTGGAAACAATTCCGCCCAGGATACCAATCGGCAACATAATTAAATATTGCCACAACGCGAAATGCATAAAATTATTCCTTTCGTATTTTTATATTTGTGTTCAATACTTCTAATTCTAAAATAAAATGAACATGAAAAGCAATGGTTTATGAAAACGCTTTAAACTTTTTATGTTCAACGACCTGTGGCAACAAAAAACACCTGACGATCGATCAGGTGTTTAAAGCAATATCTTATTATTAATCACATTTGCTGCTTCTTAACGGTAATGTTCGTATGGAAGTACTTTTCGGATAAGCGCCTCAAAGTTCCGTTCTTACGTAACTTAGCTAAGACTTTATTGACCTTCTTCTGTAAAGCCGGGTCATGCTTGTTAAAAAGAACCGAAATCTTAGCGGGTGCCTGAGTTGATTCTGGAATTGGGTAGGCTTTGATCTTACTGGTGTTATTGCTCTTAGCGTAAGCTTTCCAAGCCTGAACGGAATCAATGGTCCCTTGGACACGGCCTTCCTTAACGGCTAGCATGATTTCGGCAAAACTAGTGGCTGGTTTAGTATGAGCACCCCATTTACGGGCTACAAACTGGTTATCGGTACCGACACCTTCCATAAACGTCTTGCCTTTAAGTTGATGAACATTATTAATTGGGTACTTCTTATTGACCATCAGCATGTACGGTGAATAAGCGTACGGTTTCGAGAAATTAAACGATTTAGCTCGTTCTGGAGTATACGTAATATTATCAATCACACCATCAAACTTATGGCTCCCTAAGCCAGCAATTAAGCCGCTCCACTTCGTGGTTTTAACGTTCGTCTTTAACTTTAACTGTTTAGAAATCGCATGACTTAGATCAACATCAAAGCCTTTAACGTGACCGCCAGTACTTCGGTAGGAATACGGCGGCAGCATGGCTTCCATCCCGATCGTTAAATGATGGGGATGAACTAATTCAGAACTCGCTGTACTTTGAGCGCCACAAGCTGTTAAAATAGCACCCGTGCCGAATACACCTAAAAGCACTAAAGCTACTTTCCTAACTTTCTAAAGAACTTCATTTCATACAGATCCCCTTTTAATCTGAATTTTGAAGTTCAAAGCAACGAAAAAAACGTCGTGGATTAATGATGATCGTTAACACTAATTCACGACGCTTTTTGTTTATTAAAACCTAATTTTCAAATAATTAACGATAATTATTTGTTGCGCAAATGGTCATGATTAGCATTAACATTAGCCAAACAACAACAGCACATATTAAGACTAATCATAACTTATTCACTACCTTTTTAATTAATCGTTACTTCAAACTTCACTTTTAATATTATCACTATCTTTTAGTAAGTCAAATTTAATAAAATTCAATTATGTTAGCACTCATTCTTGCTAGTGATAAATATTAGTGTATTATAGATTATGGAAGCGATGCCAAAGCTTCTATAATCGTAATTATGGCTATGGTTCACAATATTTCTAATATCTCATTTTGAATCTTGCAGGAGGCGTGCATTATGAATATTTTTATGAAGAATCGTTGGCCAGGTTACCTGCCAAAAGTAAATTCAGTTTGGCAACGGATTAACACGGCTAAACTGAATAAGGAACTAAATTCTGATGTTCACATGACGGGAACCGAAATGGCCAACTTGACGATCTTAGCAATATTAATAATCTGCACCCTTCTTTTCTGGATCTAATCTTATTTCAATCTAAATCAAAAGCATCCGTAATTAATAATTTACGAATGCTTTTTTGACTGTCAATTTTGTCCTCAATTGTGTCTATTTCCCCGTTTCGGTCAAATCCCTTTGGATCCACATTCGGCTTATCTATTATTAATTTTGGGCGTTCAACTGAATTACGTTTCTTGTAAATTGTGTGGGTTATTGAGGAGATTTGATGACCAATGGATAAAGGAAAAAAGATTTCATTAACCGCGTTAGTCCTAATGATTCTGTCCACGACGTTTGGCTTTAGTAACGCCCCAATCGCTTATGAACAGATGGGCTACGCGAGTATTATTTGGTACATTGTTGGTGCGTTGGCGTTCTTTCTACCGTCGTCGTTAATGTTTGCTGAATACGGCTCAGCATTAAAGACTAAGTCCGGTGGGTATTATAACTGGATTGAAGCCGGGATCGGTTCTCGCTGGGCCTTTATTGGTACGTTTATGTGGCTATCGACTTGGGTGATTTCGCTAATTCAAGCGGTGCCGAACCTTTGGGTATCAGCATCTGCCGGAATCTTCGGCCGTGATACTACTCAGCACTGGCATTTCATCGGTAATCTTACCAGTACACAGTGCCTAGGGATCATGTCACTGGCTTTTGTATTTGTTACGACGTTTATTGCTATTAAGGGCCTGGATAAGATTACCTGGGCTACGACAATCGGTGGTGTGTTAGTAATTATTCTACCCATCGTCTTTTGCTTACTCTCAATTCTATTAATTATTTTAAATCATGGTCAGTTGGCCCAGCCAATTTCGGGTGTCAAAAGCTTTTTATTCTCACCGAATCCGCAGTTTAAATCAACGGCTTCAATCATGTCATTCGTAGTTTACGCGATCTTTTCATATGCTGGTGTCGAAGCCGTCAGCGGTGTTATTAACCACTTAAAGAATCCCGGTAAAAACTTCCCACGTGGCGTTCTGATCTCGGTCGTGTTTACCGTTCTGCTGTACATGATCTGTATCATCCTTTGCGGAGCTGTCGTTAATTGGAAATCTGTAATGGGTAAAAGCAGCGTCACGATCGGTAACGTTGCGTACGTTTTAATGTATAACCTAGGTTTAAGTCTTGGTGCCGCCCTAGGCTGGTCAACGTCATTGTCAGCAGCCGTTGGACATGGCTTAGTAATCTTTTCCGGGATCGCGACGGTGATCACCGGGATTGGTGGTTACATCGTCCTATTGTACTCACCACTTAAATCCTTCATGTTTGGCTCCAACACTAAGATTTGGCCGAAATGGATCCTGCATTTAAATAAACATGGGATGCCAAGCCGTGCCATGACGATTCAAGGTATTATCGTTTGTGCTGTCTTATTCTTCATCTCATTCGGTGGTAACAGCGCTAAGGAACTGTTTCAGATCTTAACTGATATGTCGAACGTTGCTTCAACGGCACAGTACATCCCAGTTATTCTAGCCTTTCCGTTCTTCAAGGAAGTTGCTCATCTTGATCGACCATACGTGGCTTTCCATAGTAAATTCTCGACCTGGTGCGCAACGATCGTTGTTCTGTTCGTGCTGGTCTTTGGGGTTATCTTCAGCTTCGTTCAGCCATTAATCTTACACGATTATGTAGATGAATTCTGGGCATTCGTTGGGCCCGTTGCCTTCATTGCGTTTGCCTGGATCTTTTATGACTGGCGAACCAGTACCAAGCGTTCCGTTGAATAGTTAACAAACATCTCCCAATCCAAAAATAACCTGACTTCATAAAGCCAGGTTATTTTTCATGTAGAAAAAACGCCTGATTTAATAACCAGACGTTTTTCAAGGAGAATCTAAGGTAATTTGATGCATATTGTTTAGGGTGGATATGTATCTTCATTTTTAAACTAGATCGCTATATAAAGGATGTCTAAAAGAATTAATAATGTAACTGAATACAATATGAACTCCAGGAAATGATCACATTTATCCATAAGATAATTACCTTTCAGATTACAGATAATAGAAACGCAATGCAAAACAGGCCAAACAATAAAATTGAGAAGATGATTAATCTCCAGATAAAATTATTACGATCCTTTCTAGCCGGGTCAGTCCTAATCATTTCATTACTAACCGCTCCCTTTCTATATCACCTATAAGATAACAAGATTGGTAACCCGAAAACCTTTTGATTATTTAGGTTAACTCTGGTTAATTCGTTATCTTTATCAGAAAAAATCATCCGCTAATCTTAAATTAACGGATGATTGGAACGGGGACGGTTTGTGCGTTTAACCATGGATATAAATTAATTACCAAAACAATTAAATAACTAAGAAATCTGGTCTTACGCAAGGAAGCACGTTTTTGGTATCACGCACATCCCCTCTATTTAACCTGAAGAGTGACTTTTATATAGCTAACGAACCACCATTACGGGAACGTTAGCGTATCGGGTTATGTATGCAGCTTGACTGCCTAAATGGTGCTTGGCACCTTTTTTAGCTCTGGAACCGACGACCAATAAATCGGGTTGAACTTCTGGGATGATGTCTTTGACAATTACTTCACTTGGGTTACCAGAATCAATGATTAATTTTACATGTCTGACACCCGCTTTTTCAGCGATCTTTTTGTAGCGCTTGAGGCGATCAATTAATTTTTCCTTTTTATTGTAAGCGTCGTATGAAGATAGCTTATCAAAAGTACTGTGAAAAGTGTCCCCATAATGCTTAATTTCCATGATTGAACACAGAATTAATTGGTAATAATCCACCCGGCGGACCTTATTAACGGCGTAACGGAACGCTAATTTAGAATCATCTGAGCCATCTAGGCAAACCATGACCTTTTGAAAGACAAATTTATTAAAGAGCTTACTTAAATTTAAACCGGTCATATGCACCAACCTCTCTACAAAAAAGCAGAATACTTCACTATCTTCATAGTATGGCGATGACAACTTGGTTATCTCATGATATTTAACCTAGACTCTGGCTAATTTACAGATGAAAAAATGACGTTAATTTCAAACGTCATTTCGATAAATTATTTAAATAAGATATAATGATTATTTAAAAGGATCGATATTAATGACTAAAAACGTAATTAAGCAATTAAATCAAATTAAGGCCAATGCATTTAATCATGACGAATCATTTGAAGGCCTTATTAATAGCATTATTAAAATCTGCCAGCCAGAATTTAACATTAAGAAATTCTACAATGAATTTGGCTTAATTACCTACCGGGATGCGTTAGATTTATTGAAGAACAATATTATCGCCGCAAAACGTCAGCATGACTTATCGGACGCTGAATATTTTAGGGAACAAAAAAGCTCTTTAAATTCTAGAGAGCCCTATTTCATGGAAACCATTCACGGCTGCCATATTGCGCCTACCGTTCATCCCGTTACGACGCAAGACATTGCAGACATGATCGAAATCATTAAGAATAAAATTAAATAATTATTTATGATTTAATTTATTTTCTAGACGATTCAGTAAACTTAAGTCATTACTATATTCGGTCGATAAGATTCGCCGGTGTTTCTTCAAACGCTTCATTTCTCGCTTCAGATGTTCAATCCGTGATTTAATTTGGTCCTTTGGATTAACATTAGCGACATTTGACGGTGGAGTTGGCTTCTTGACAGTTTTCGTATTGGCGTTGGCGGATCCGCCAGCTAATGACATAAATACTATTAATGATGCAATGACGGTTAATAATTTCTTAGTGAATTTATTCATATTATCCGGCCTTTCATGTCCAAGATACCAAATTATTTTATGGATAATCTTTTCATTAGTCAGCCGGATACTGTTAATTTTTAAGAAATATAACTATAAATCAAAGCTTATTCCAAAATATTCACAAAATTCATATGGAGTAATTTAATGTCATTAACATAAGGTTTTAGATCCTTATCGATATCGATAAAGCTACTTCCATTAAACATTCTTTGACTAATGGAGATTGATGGATTAACAGCCATTCGTTTCATCTTTAAGCAACTCATGACTAAGAGCATTGAAGCATACGACTGAGCACCACCGTGAAAGCCATAGGTAATGCAACTAACCGGCTTATTTTGCCATTCTTTGCCCAAGTAATCGATGGCGTTCTTCAAAACTGCAGGATAGCCCCAGTTGTACTGTGGGAATAAGAAGATAATCCCATCGTATGATTTAATCGTCTTGCTCCACTGAAGAGTATGCTGTTTATGATATTTACCGGTCATCGGCATTTCTTCTTCATCCAAGAATGGCAGATTAACTTTCTTTAGATCAATAATGTCATACTGAATGGATCCCTGGTTCAAAATGTTTTGTGCCCATTTAGCGATTTCTGGGCTAATTCTTGTTGGCCGGGTTGAACCTAAAATAATTGCAACGTGTTTAGTCATAATATCTATCTCCTTATCCTACAGATAGCTAATTAAACTAATAGCCATGTATTTCTACGTTAGCAATAACGTCACTAGCTTTCCACAATAAAGATCCAGAGTATCATGAATCTTCATGCGATTGATATTACCACGTTGCAACTCCTTTTATCACTAGGAAAATCGTTAATACTACTAATATCATTCCGTAAATAATCACGTGAGCAAGCCAGTGTTGACGAACTAACTTTAGGTAATCTACCACGTTATAATATCCGATCGTGTCACTTAAGAACCACAAGAACCACATTTCTACAACGGGTAGCCAAAGCAACACGACCGGAATTACGACTGGTAAATATATTTTGAACAAATATTTCCTTAATATAAAAGCAATTATAAATAAAAATAGTAAATAATATAAGAAAATTGCGTTCTTAGTTAAATCCTTATCAGTCATTCAATCATCGCTCTATAAATGCTTTAATTCAGATGAACACTTTCTCATAAAGGTAATCCTTCTTGAAAGCGTGTCCTTAGCAGAGTCCATACTCCCCATAATTAAGTGACGAGTTAACTTAATTCCACATGAACCTAAGATAAAGTGTTTCCAACGGGTGATTACACCGCCAAATAAGCTATAGAAGAACGTTGGTGCGTGACAGGTTAGAAACATTTCAGCGGTTCGCCCTTTCAATAACGGGATTGACTTTAAGCCCTCGAAATGATAAGCAAAGCCAGGTGTAAAAACTCGTTCAATCCATCCTTTTAAAATTGATGGTTCAGCAGACCACCAGACCGGGAAGAAGAACACTAAATGATCAGCCCATTTAATCAATTCTTGCATCTTATTCGGATAACTTTCGTCATCCATGTGCTGACGATAACCATATCTTAAAACAGGATCAAAATGATCAGTAGCTAAATCGACTAATTTAACGTCTTTCTGCATTTTCTTTGCGGTTTTGCAATAGTATAAGGCATTAGCGTGAGTATATGACTTTGCGTCTGGACTGCCTTGAATAACAAGAATTTTCATTATTTTATTATCCTTTGATGATTAGTTTTATTAAATGTAGTGTACCAAATTTTAGCCAAAATAAAAATCCACCAGAAAATCTGATGGATAATGTTAAGCATTAATTTGGTTAATCTTTAATTTTCGTTTAACGATCCTAATTAGCTTATTCATTTTCTTGTATGAATACGAATTTTTACCAATTGTACACCACGTAAAAATAGCAGTATTATTAACAATTAAACGATTCTGAATACCTTTTCGGCTGATTTGAATCTTATGCATATTTCTTAACGAATAATATCTTGATTTGCCATGATGAAGTGTTATCCGGAATAGTTTAGTGGGGCCTAGATTCACGGCAATTCCATCACCACCGAAGTATACGATTTTATACCGCATTAGTTCCTTAATAACAACTGATTTCTTATATAGATAAGGCCTTAGAGTACTCTTAGTTGGCATATAAAATGGTGCAAACGACATCTTGGATCACCAGGCCCTTTACTTATCCGTAAATTTGACGGCCGTGCCATATGCAATCACGGTTTCCATATCACGAGAAATGGAATCAGAGTCAAAACGCATCATAACGACCGCATCGGCGCCTAATTTCTGAGCATTACTCTTCATGCGGTTAAGAGCCCGATCACGTGATTTAGCAACGATTTTAGTATAAGCCCCAATCTCACCACCGATTAAATTCTTAAGGCTAGCACCTAAATTACTAACGACATTAGGTGACATCGTAACGATTCCCATGACGCCACCCAGAACTTTATACTGGTGGCCAGGTAAGTGTTCTGTAGTTGAAATGATCATTTAACGGACCTCCAAATTTCATGAATAATTGTAAATATAATGCCACTTGTGGAAGCAAAATGTCAATATGTTAAATAGAACCGGAATTTTATTCATACCTTATTTCCGTACAATAATGAACACGATTAATATTTAGACCTACGGGCACTACCTGAGTATTAACATTAATAATTTTATAATGATTTTGGCGTAGTTTGTCGATAAACTTATTTAAATCTAGCGAATAGTGATTAGTAAAAAATTCTTGACTATGATTTTTCTTAATCATCGAGAATCTGAAGCTGCTAATGCCTTCCAATTCGATAAGATGCCATTGACCATCCTTTGGATGTAATTGCTGAAAAATAGTGTCCATATTTTGCTTCTTTAACATAATATCATTTCCTTTAAATCTTTAATTACTTTTAAAATTCAATGAAAATACCTTATTACTACGATCATATGATTCACGGTTGATTTTGTTACCATGATAATGCTTGGCAAAAAGCACATCTTGTTCGACCGTAAGTTCTAATGCCTGTCCTTTATGAACTTTTGTATAATGTCTAGCAATGCATTTGTCATTACGTTTCACATTAGCATCAACAGTAATCCCACTTTTTACAGCACTTTTAGGAACGTGATAACAATTGGCATAAGGACTGGGAACAAATATCAAGCCTAAGATGGCAGTAACAGCAATCATACTTAAGATTTTATCCACCCATAGTCATCTCGATTGGCATTAAAGACACCTCCTCATAATTTTCAATTGTTAGTTTATTAAAGAATGTGTCTCATGCCAAGCTCTAATTCTTGGACATGCGTCATTTTGGCATGTCTCATTATCTTTCCCATCGATTTCCACCTATCACATCAACATTTCTAGAGATTGATTTAAGTGGCTATGATATAATGAATTTACTACATCATGATAGAAAGATTGATTATTCACATGAAATTAGCTAATAATCTAAAGATATATCGACAAAAGAAACACTATACCCAAACTAAATTAGCTAATAAATTACATGTTTCGAGGAAAACGATCTCAAACTGGGAAAACGGTCGAAGCCAACCTAGTTATCAGATGCTAGATAAATTAAGTAAAATTTATGGAGTATCAACGTCTAATCTTCTGAGTGGTAAATCGAACAAGATAAGTAAAGCTATTTTT
This window encodes:
- a CDS encoding Fur family transcriptional regulator, whose protein sequence is MTPKEIKAYQHSLKVLKGHHIRITPQRQLLLRYLICNHTHPSIDQIHKALSQQMSNMSVATLYNSLDLFNKLGLTISLPGKDNRVRFDYFGKPHFHAICKRCGKIFDIFDKNYPELNERLKKLAKDQADFDFAESKVEIFGLCSKCKKELSKKN
- the yjeM gene encoding glutamate/gamma-aminobutyrate family transporter YjeM, encoding MSNQKDKRISCWSLVLIIIATEFGFSNIITGYNQMSYASIIWYIITAIIYLFPLAMIFAEYSGSLRKDHGGFYSWLINSIGERGAFIGTFVWIGLILINLLQNVSGLGINISGLILGRDTSQSWHFGPFDGNEIEALMGIVLIILTTYFATKGFHKVAVTATIGGIISLSVIAIFIIASVIIFISNHGAFSQPIHGASSFIHSPNPQFQSPLAIVSFIIYAMFAYSGLEASSGFIDKLRSPRKDYPRAMMWVAGIMMVLYAVGMFVCGMGTNWKKVLGVKGVNLYNNGFAMFNHLGVGMAQAFGLSPSVGASLGQNLVRILSIGSLIPLLSLLTVGIYSPVKGLIAGSSKDLWPNKVAHFNKHGMPACAMWIECGIIVVALLFVSISGHNGQQFYQIIVDMGNVGAVVPYFFIVFGFVHFKKRHDLERPIVFFHSMRSVYTIVTILFVAMTIAVVFNVIMPIMQGQYSTAFWTVAGPLLFLVLSTVMYHYGIYHRARRMIADNVHYESQNH
- a CDS encoding sulfite exporter TauE/SafE family protein; the protein is MHFALWQYLIMLPIGILGGIVSSSVGMASLVTYPALLYLGGIPPVTANVTNTSSMIFSGFGSIFSSLPELKGHVKETINALILTLIGGIGGVYALLAAPKKDFEFAVPWFILVSALLILWPKSKKAGQKKLIHSKKGMVIALTITFLIYGAYSSYFSAGAGVLALGILAFISTEPFPVYNAIRNVAALSANVISIVIFTLKTTVYWSIALPLGIGMMIGGYIGPVIVRYVPEKVMKLTVGILALGLSAYFFYTTY
- a CDS encoding transporter substrate-binding domain-containing protein, giving the protein MLLGVFGTGAILTACGAQSTASSELVHPHHLTIGMEAMLPPYSYRSTGGHVKGFDVDLSHAISKQLKLKTNVKTTKWSGLIAGLGSHKFDGVIDNITYTPERAKSFNFSKPYAYSPYMLMVNKKYPINNVHQLKGKTFMEGVGTDNQFVARKWGAHTKPATSFAEIMLAVKEGRVQGTIDSVQAWKAYAKSNNTSKIKAYPIPESTQAPAKISVLFNKHDPALQKKVNKVLAKLRKNGTLRRLSEKYFHTNITVKKQQM
- the yjeM gene encoding glutamate/gamma-aminobutyrate family transporter YjeM, which codes for MDKGKKISLTALVLMILSTTFGFSNAPIAYEQMGYASIIWYIVGALAFFLPSSLMFAEYGSALKTKSGGYYNWIEAGIGSRWAFIGTFMWLSTWVISLIQAVPNLWVSASAGIFGRDTTQHWHFIGNLTSTQCLGIMSLAFVFVTTFIAIKGLDKITWATTIGGVLVIILPIVFCLLSILLIILNHGQLAQPISGVKSFLFSPNPQFKSTASIMSFVVYAIFSYAGVEAVSGVINHLKNPGKNFPRGVLISVVFTVLLYMICIILCGAVVNWKSVMGKSSVTIGNVAYVLMYNLGLSLGAALGWSTSLSAAVGHGLVIFSGIATVITGIGGYIVLLYSPLKSFMFGSNTKIWPKWILHLNKHGMPSRAMTIQGIIVCAVLFFISFGGNSAKELFQILTDMSNVASTAQYIPVILAFPFFKEVAHLDRPYVAFHSKFSTWCATIVVLFVLVFGVIFSFVQPLILHDYVDEFWAFVGPVAFIAFAWIFYDWRTSTKRSVE
- a CDS encoding universal stress protein, with the protein product MTGLNLSKLFNKFVFQKVMVCLDGSDDSKLAFRYAVNKVRRVDYYQLILCSIMEIKHYGDTFHSTFDKLSSYDAYNKKEKLIDRLKRYKKIAEKAGVRHVKLIIDSGNPSEVIVKDIIPEVQPDLLVVGSRAKKGAKHHLGSQAAYITRYANVPVMVVR
- a CDS encoding NADPH-dependent FMN reductase; protein product: MTKHVAIILGSTRPTRISPEIAKWAQNILNQGSIQYDIIDLKKVNLPFLDEEEMPMTGKYHKQHTLQWSKTIKSYDGIIFLFPQYNWGYPAVLKNAIDYLGKEWQNKPVSCITYGFHGGAQSYASMLLVMSCLKMKRMAVNPSISISQRMFNGSSFIDIDKDLKPYVNDIKLLHMNFVNILE